The Candidatus Effluviviaceae Genus I sp. sequence AGATGGTCCTGAGGCTCACCGAGCGCGCGGGCTGCTCGGTGGACGACCAGTAGTACCGCCCGTCCAGCTCTTTCACCTCCTTGAACTCCTCGAGGAGGTCCACGATGGGCTCGGTCATCTCGCCGAACAGGCGCATGTCGGCGTCGAGCAGCGGAAGCTCGAACGCGGCGCACCGAAGGTGCTTGGCGAGGATGTAGCGGTTCGCGGGGTCGATGACCGCGTTCTCCGGCGTCTGCCGGAAGAAGTACTCGCCGTGCCGGACGAGGTACTGGTCAATGGGATCGTTGTAGCCGACGAGCACGGCGAGGGACTCGTCCGACGCGCGGCCCGCGCGCCCCGCCTGCTGCCAGGTGCTCGCGATGGTCCCCGGGAACCCCACGATGATGGCCGCGTCGAGGCTCCCGACGTCGATGCCCAGTTCGAGGGCGTTCGTGCTCGCGACGCCCATGAGCTCCCCGGAGAAGAGCTGCCGCTCGATCTCGCGTCGCTCCTCGGGCAGGTACCCGCCGCGGTAGGGCCTCACCTTCCGCGCGTACTCGGGCTTCATCCGCTCGAGCGTGTCCTTCGTGTAGCGGTAGATGAGCTCCGCCACGACGCGCGCGCGCCCGAACGCGATGGTCTGAAACCCACTGGCGATAAGCTCCGCCATGAGCCAGTGCCCCTCGACGTTCGAACTGCGGCGCTCCATCTTCGTGAGGTCGAGGAACGGCGGGTTCCACAGGACGAAGTACTTGGTGCCCCGCGGGCTGCCGTCGTTCTCAACGACCTCGAACGGGAGCCCGACGAGCCGCTCGGCCAGTTCCTTCGGGTTGGCGATGGTCGCGCTCGAGCAGATGAACTGCGGGCTCGCGCCGTAGTGCTCGCAGACGCGCCTCAGGCGCCGGATGACGTTCGCCACGTTCGAGCCGAAGATCCCGCGGTACGTGTGGATCTCGTCGATGACGACGAACGTGAGGTCCTTGAAGAACCGGTTCCACTTCGCGTGGTACGGGAGGATGCCGGCGTGCAGCATGTCGGGGTTCGAGAGGATCACGTTCCCCTCGTCGCGCAGTTTCCGCCGCGTGTGCCGCGTCGTGTCGCCGTCGTAGGTGCCCGTGCGCACGGCCTCGAGGAGCGCGGGGTCGAGCGCGGCCGGGCGCGTGAGGCTCTTCTGCTGGTCCTGCGCGAGCGCTTTCGTTGGGAAGAGGTAGAGGGCCTTCGCGTTCGGGTCTGCGAGGAGCGTCTCGAGCACCGGGATGTTGTAGCAGAGCGTCTTCCCCGACGCCGTCCCGGTCACGACGACGACGTTCTTGCCCTCCCGGATCGCCTCGATCGCGCTCACCTGGTGCGAGTAGAGCCGCTCGATGCCCGCCGCGGCGAGCGCGCCCGCGAGCACCGGCGCGACGGGGCGCGCGAGGTCGCCGAACCGCGCCTCGCGCGCGGGAATGACCTCGACGTGCGAGATCTGGTCGCCGTAGTAGCGGTCGTGCCGGATGTGCTCGAGGAAGTCGCGGATGGTCATCGCGCCGCCGCCATCGTCATGCCCCTCCTCGTCGCGCTGTGGCCCTCGCCCCTCCGACCTCATCGCGCCCCCAGCTCGCCGCCCAGGAGCTCCATCATGAGCTCGGCGTTCCGCGCGGCGTGCCCGGCGTGGCAGTTGTTGAAGAACGCGTACACCTTCTTCACCTTCTCCTCGAGCTTGTGCATCTTCTGCGTCCACTCGAGGAGTTCCTCGGGCTTGTAGTCGTAGTTGTACCGGTCGGCGCCGCTCTTCCCCCACCAGTCGCGCGCGTTCCGGCCGTGGAGGCGCGCGTACCCGATGTCGGTCGTCGCCACCGCGACGGGCGGCACGAGCCCCTGCAGGTGCGGCTCGTCCACCGAGCAGTACCCGATGTCGTGCTCGCGGAGGAACTCGAAGGTCGGCGCCTCGATCCACGAGTCGTGCCGGAACTCCACGAAGAGCGGATCTCCGGGGAACCGGTCGCGGAGCGCGGCCAGCCGGTCCTCGGCCCCCGACGACTTCTTGAACTGCCACGGGAACTGCGCGAGGTACCCGGCGAACTTGCCCGCCTCCTTGAGCGGCACGACCGACGCCGCGAAGTCCGCGTACATCGCAGGGTCGTCCTCGGCCTTGTGCGTCATGCCCTGGAAGAGCTTCACCATGAACTCGAACCCAGGCGGGGTCTTCGACTCCATGCGAGCGAACATGTCGGCCGTCGGGATGCGGTAGTGGCTCGAGTTGATCTCGACGACGTCGAAGTGCTTCACGTACTCGTCGAGCATGCGGTTCCGCGGCGTGCCCTCAGGATAGAACGTGCCCACCCAGTCCACGAAGCTGTAGCCCGAGGTGCCGATGCGGATCTTCCCCTCGGGGCCGAACCCGCGCGGGACGCGGTCCGGCACCGCGCGGCCGGGCTCCGGGCGCGATTCGGCGCCGGGTCGCGCATCGGCGGGGGCGCCGGGCCGGCCGGCGCGCGGCTCATCACGGCGCGGCAGGTCGTCGCCGAAGAGGTCCCCCTGGTTCCTGCTCGGGCGCCGCGGCCTTGCGCCTCGCTGTCCGGGCGTCGGCATCCGCCTCTACCTCCGCGAGTCCTCGAGGTCCTGGTGCCGCAGCATGTCGAACGGGCTCGACGAAAGCCCCGGCGGGAGCGGCACGGTGTCGAGCTGCGGCGCCGCGTCGTGCCAGCCCGCCACGACGGACGGGCGCTGCCCCTCGCCCACCCCCATCCTGAGGAACCTCGGCTCCGACACGCGCCGGCTCGCGGCCCACAGCCGCTCCTCGGTCGAGACGAGCCGCCCGCGCGTGATGGCGTGCTCGCCGAACTTGTCGCGGATCGCGTCGAGCGCGGCCAGGAGCTTCCTGTGCGAGTCCTCTTCCTTCTGGACGAAGAGGTCCACCTGGCACGTCTCGGGCACCCGCACGAGCCCCGAGCAACTGATGCCCACGAGCCGGATGGCACGCCCAGGCCGCCAGCACTCGTGCAGGAGCTCGCGGCCCGCGCGGTAGATGACCCTCTCCTCGTCCGTGTAGAACTTGATCTTCCGCTGCCGGCCGACCCTGTCGAAGTCCGAGAACCGGAGGCTCAGGGTGATGACGTTCCCGAGGTAGCCCTTCTTCCGCATCCGGCGCGCGACCTGGTCGGTGAGACGCAGGAGCACCTTCTCCGCCTCCATGATGTCCCAGGTGTCCGCGGGCAGCGTGTGCTCGTGCCCCATGGACTTGACCGGCATGCCCTCATAGTACGCCGTCACGGGCGTGTCGTCACGCCCCACGGCCATCATGTGGAGGATCTCCCCCATGATGCCGAACCGGCGGCGCAGCATCGCGACGGGGAACTCCGCCAGCTCGCCGATCGTGCTCACGCCCATGAGGCTCAAGGCGATGCCCGTCTTGTCCCCCACGCCCCAGAG is a genomic window containing:
- a CDS encoding DEAD/DEAH box helicase, whose amino-acid sequence is MTIRDFLEHIRHDRYYGDQISHVEVIPAREARFGDLARPVAPVLAGALAAAGIERLYSHQVSAIEAIREGKNVVVVTGTASGKTLCYNIPVLETLLADPNAKALYLFPTKALAQDQQKSLTRPAALDPALLEAVRTGTYDGDTTRHTRRKLRDEGNVILSNPDMLHAGILPYHAKWNRFFKDLTFVVIDEIHTYRGIFGSNVANVIRRLRRVCEHYGASPQFICSSATIANPKELAERLVGLPFEVVENDGSPRGTKYFVLWNPPFLDLTKMERRSSNVEGHWLMAELIASGFQTIAFGRARVVAELIYRYTKDTLERMKPEYARKVRPYRGGYLPEERREIERQLFSGELMGVASTNALELGIDVGSLDAAIIVGFPGTIASTWQQAGRAGRASDESLAVLVGYNDPIDQYLVRHGEYFFRQTPENAVIDPANRYILAKHLRCAAFELPLLDADMRLFGEMTEPIVDLLEEFKEVKELDGRYYWSSTEQPARSVSLRTI
- a CDS encoding DUF72 domain-containing protein, whose amino-acid sequence is MPDRVPRGFGPEGKIRIGTSGYSFVDWVGTFYPEGTPRNRMLDEYVKHFDVVEINSSHYRIPTADMFARMESKTPPGFEFMVKLFQGMTHKAEDDPAMYADFAASVVPLKEAGKFAGYLAQFPWQFKKSSGAEDRLAALRDRFPGDPLFVEFRHDSWIEAPTFEFLREHDIGYCSVDEPHLQGLVPPVAVATTDIGYARLHGRNARDWWGKSGADRYNYDYKPEELLEWTQKMHKLEEKVKKVYAFFNNCHAGHAARNAELMMELLGGELGAR
- the dinB gene encoding DNA polymerase IV gives rise to the protein MLGRHPKRASAGAPAGDRLVFHVDMDAFFASVEIMCRPKLRGKPVIVCGKPTMRSVAAAVSYEARKYGIRSGMPVAEAFRRCPHLVAVEGNPGQYIYVSLELLRIYKEFSTIVEPYSIDEAFIEMTGTTCTWENCEEVARALKARVRERFDLTCSVGVGPNKLVSKMCSGLEKPDGMSIVYPGEFALTFGARPVTDLWGVGDKTGIALSLMGVSTIGELAEFPVAMLRRRFGIMGEILHMMAVGRDDTPVTAYYEGMPVKSMGHEHTLPADTWDIMEAEKVLLRLTDQVARRMRKKGYLGNVITLSLRFSDFDRVGRQRKIKFYTDEERVIYRAGRELLHECWRPGRAIRLVGISCSGLVRVPETCQVDLFVQKEEDSHRKLLAALDAIRDKFGEHAITRGRLVSTEERLWAASRRVSEPRFLRMGVGEGQRPSVVAGWHDAAPQLDTVPLPPGLSSSPFDMLRHQDLEDSRR